The genomic window CTGAGCGAAGAATCGTTGCCGTCGGAGGCACGGCCTGGCGGGTCCCACGGCAAATGCTCCGCCTCAGGAGCGCGGGCCTTTCGCGGGGCAGCGAGGCCCGCAGGACGCGACGATGCCCCGCGTGTGGGCCGGGGCATCGGTCAGATGGCGGTTGGTGACCGGCGGCGCGGGTCGCCTGCCGGTCAGGCCGTTGCGGCGACCGGCTCGACCGCGGGTGCGACGAGCTCGAACTCGAGGTGGATCTTGATCTCGTCACCGACGAGCCAGCCACCACTCTCGAGGGAGACGTTCCAGGTGAGGCCCCAGTCGTTGCGGTTGATCTTCGTGTCGGCGCTGACGGCGGTCAGTCGGCCGCCCTGCATGCCGGGCACGGTGCCGAGGAGCTCCGCGGCGAGGACGACCGGGTGGGTCTGGTCCTTGATCGTGAGGTTGCCGCTGATCTCGTAGTCGCGAGCGCTGATCTTCGCGATGCTCGTGCTCACAAAGAGCATCTCCGGATACCGCTCCGAATCGAGGAAGTCGGCGCTACGAAGATGGCCGTCGCGCCGCTCCTGATTCGTCGTGATGCTCGCGGTTGCGGATTTCGCTCCAATCCGATCACCCGTTTCGCTCCAATCCGATCAGTC from Chloroflexota bacterium includes these protein-coding regions:
- a CDS encoding YceI family protein, which gives rise to MGAKSATASITTNQERRDGHLRSADFLDSERYPEMLFVSTSIAKISARDYEISGNLTIKDQTHPVVLAAELLGTVPGMQGGRLTAVSADTKINRNDWGLTWNVSLESGGWLVGDEIKIHLEFELVAPAVEPVAATA